In the genome of Megachile rotundata isolate GNS110a chromosome 16, iyMegRotu1, whole genome shotgun sequence, the window ctaaaataatttttatacaatatattatcagttttatatcattatatacttttatattcaccagttttatttaatacttaatACCGCTACGcactactatttatttatttatttcgattTCTTTTCACTTACATTCAATGTTTGATCtttaaataaaacatatttcactgattgtattattgttttgaaaaaaaaaaagagaaaagagatGCTATCGGCTAGTTTCACTCACATCTATGAAAACTTTTAGACACATTGTTCGTAGAATGGCTTGAATGTCAAagtcgatatcgttttcttgCCATTATTGCTTTGATGTGCGCGCATTTATTTGCATTTAACTGATAATACACCGTATTCAGCATTGAAATACATTAAActgatataaattaaaaaccaaTCATTTATTTCTCTCTGccctattaaattatttacataattttaacgATTTaagtgaattaaaaaaaaaacatgttGCATTATAgtatcatatatatatatatttttcatatttcaagtaACGTGCATTGAAAAACAGAATTTTAAACattcatttcttttatattatatataaatgccAACTGTAGTCACTCTATAACACTTCTGACAGTAAGTGAGATTTCtcttttataatacaatttttaattgtgaCAGACAGCAGAAGTCTTTTTTTGTACTATATacaattgataaatataagattaataatttcaaagatTTTCAAGTCTACTTGAACAGCAAGCTGAAACAAACAAGTTATTCCTCACTGAGACACGATGTAATAATAGTTCTCAACAATAGCAAACAAATGAAgtatactactatactcattaaagGTTTAGAGATATATTACAGGATAGCCTTATGAATATACTAGTATACTTCACTATGGTAATTACATCTTATTAATTATAAGAAAAACTTTATTTTGAATTTCCATACCTGTATGGGTAACCTTGCGCTTTGTTCCTAAATATTGATAACAACAGGCTAAAGAAAATAGCAACTAAACCTGCCCCTATAATAGCAAATATCCGCCTCTTTTTCACGTCATCTTTGCGTGATGCTGCTTCGATCATTAAAATCATACCTAAAACCACTGCTCCatctaattacattttattaaggaaaatacCAGTATACCAGTTACTAATTACAATAGCCCACACTGCAAATTTGAATCAGTACTTTTTTGTGAAAAGGATACACAACACCATAACAATATACGTTTCTAGAATAAACTGGCCTTGAGATGAGCTATGTATGTAAGCTACATTCCCACTGGCAGATTTATGTATGAATGGAGGTCCTCTGATGTGATTCCACATTTGACCAGAAATCATTGTAAGCGTAAAGAACTATGAATGAAACCATTTTAGAAGAAGTTACTTACACGAAATATTAATACATGAACTTATAATATTTGTCAAATAATCGTTACCAATGCTCCAAGTCCCCACactgttttattataaataaagtcTAAGTTATTACGCCTAAGGTACAAGAATCCTCCAATAAGTATTAGCAACATTATTATTGCTACTGTGCCAGAGTAATTAGGAGGTCTAAATACTCTaatctgaaatatattttaacaatattattaacaattttggtTTTCAACTATAAAATACTTGGGTGTATGGATACCTGAATATCAGTACGTTCGGATATCCACTTTGCAATTGCTTCTGCTCCAAATCCAACTCTTTGAATATCCATGGTATCAGCAGGCTTTGGTTTTCCTTTTGGTGGGAAGTGCATGTACACTGGTGCAGTGTTTAACCGCATCTGTACAATTTTAAGTTTCaacaatatacattttatagatagataattaaatatgttataCCTACCATTTGAAACACATCTGATCCTTCATCAAAATCCACGGATgcaaagaataattttttagaatGAGCTTGTAAATATCGAAATGAATTTGCTACTATGACAAATTCATCGTTTGCATGcctgataaaatata includes:
- the LOC100883967 gene encoding dolichyl-diphosphooligosaccharide--protein glycosyltransferase subunit TUSC3 isoform X1, producing the protein MDCKNFFICLTFILSLNYVCCQYRVKNTQGSSLSDRVQQLTELALTRPVIKFNGARFKEYVKTMPRNYSVIVMFTAMAPQRQCQICRHANDEFVIVANSFRYLQAHSKKLFFASVDFDEGSDVFQMMRLNTAPVYMHFPPKGKPKPADTMDIQRVGFGAEAIAKWISERTDIQIRVFRPPNYSGTVAIIMLLILIGGFLYLRRNNLDFIYNKTVWGLGALFFTLTMISGQMWNHIRGPPFIHKSASGNVAYIHSSSQGQFILETYIVMVLYGAVVLGMILMIEAASRKDDVKKRRIFAIIGAGLVAIFFSLLLSIFRNKAQGYPYSLLFK
- the LOC100883967 gene encoding dolichyl-diphosphooligosaccharide--protein glycosyltransferase subunit TUSC3 isoform X2, with amino-acid sequence MDCKNFFICLTFILSLNYVCCQYRVKNTQGSSLSDRVQQLTELALTRPVIKFNGARFKEYVKTMPRNYSVIVMFTAMAPQRQCQICRHANDEFVIVANSFRYLQAHSKKLFFASVDFDEGSDVFQMMRLNTAPVYMHFPPKGKPKPADTMDIQRVGFGAEAIAKWISERTDIQIRVFRPPNYSGTVAIIMLLILIGGFLYLRRNNLDFIYNKTVWGLGALFFTLTMISGQMWNHIRGPPFIHKSASGNVAYIHSSSQGQFILETYIVMVLYGAVVLGMILMIEAASRKDDVKKRRIFAIIGAGLVAIFFSLLLSIFRNKAQGYPYSEE